The nucleotide sequence TCAAATTATATATCTAAATATATCTAAAATATATTTAAATTATATTTAAATTATATTATAAAATATATTTTTAAATTAACTATAGTCAAAATATTAAAATTAATACTATTTATCCAAAACTTTAAAAAAGATAAGTTATATAAATGTGTTAATACATAATATATGTATTATTATCGGAGGTCATTATCATGCCAGAAGAAAATATTGTATACATAGGAAGCAAACCTGTAATGAATTATGTTCTTGCAGTAGTAACTCAGATGAACAGTGGCGTATCAGAAGTTATCTTAAAAGCAAGAGGAAGAGCTATTAGCAGGGCCGTTGATGTTGCCGAAATTGTCAGAAATCGTTTTATACCTGATATGGACGTTCAAAACATTGATATTTGTACCGAAGAAATTGTTGGAAACGATGGTGTTTCAACAAATGTATCTACTATAGAGATACAGCTTAAAAAAGATAATTAGAGTTTATTTCTTTATTTATCTATTATTTCATTTTTTATAATTCATTTTTTATAATATATACATAATAATTACATAATATATTACATAACTTATTACATATTCTATTACATAATCATTACATATTCTATTGTATACTCTTTTTAAATAGCTTATTTTGTAATTTATACCGTTTTCATATATTTATCATATATTCATGATTTTCATAATTTATTGTCTACTATTATCTATACATGATAAATTTGATAACTTTTCCAAGAACTCTATAATACCAATGATCCATTGATTTACTAACATTCTTCAGTTCATCTATAATAGGTATTTCTTGAGGACATTTCTTTTCACAAACACCACATTCTGTGCATTTATAAGCAGCTGATTTATCTTCAGTTGACTGTACATACATTACTTGTGGTTTAAATCCTCCAAACATTGATTTATCATTATAAGAAGAGAAACAGATAGGTATATCTACTCCCTGTGGACAAGGCATACAATAAGCACAGTTTGTACAATTCACTTTAATTTTCTTTTTAAACTCTGTTTTAACCTTTTCTAACATTTCTTTTTCTTCGATTGTTAATGAATTGGCTTGGGTTTCTGATGCAACTCTTATATTGTCTTTGATATGCTGTTCTTCATTCATTCCTGATAAAACCACTTTTACTGCAGGATGATTCCAAACCCATCTAAATGCCCATTCTGCTGGAGATCTTTTAATTTCAAAATTGTTCATTATCTTTTGAGCCTTTTCTGGTAGCTTGTCAACTAACATTCCTCCTCTAAGAGGTTCCATTACTATTACACCAATGTTTTTAGAAGCTGCATACTCTAAACCTTCTGTTCCAGCTTGATAATTTTCATCAATATAATTATATTGTATCATACAAAATTCCCAATCATAATCATCTATTATCCTTTTAAAATGATGTAAATTTCCATGGAATGAAAAACCAAAATTAATTATACGTCCTTTTTTCTTTTCTTCATCTATAAAATCTAAAATTCCATTTTCTTTTAATGTTTCCCAGTCTTTAAATTGCATTAAGCTATGAATCATGTAATAATCGATATAATCAGTTTGTAATCTATCCAGCTGCTTTTCAAAGATTTCATCCATTTTTTCTCTAGTTTTAGCTATAGGGCCTGGCATTTTATCAGCAATTTTTACCTTATCTCTACAGTTATTATTTTTTAAGATTTCTCCTAGATTTTTTTCACTTCCTGGATATAAATAAGCAGTATCAAAATAATTAACACCATTTTCTATAGCTGTCATTATTTGTTTTTCTGTTCTTTTATAATCAATAGCTCCATTTTTTCGAGGATATCTCATACATCCATATCCTAAAATGGACAATTCATCTCCATTCTTTTCTATTTTTCGATAAAACACATTTTCATCCCCATAGTAAATTATTTTCCCAAATTATTATTTTTTATAGATTAAAAGATAATATTAATCAAATCGATATAGTTGATATTAAAATTAATATTAAATTGGGATTGATTTCAATATTAATTTTTTAATAGCTTATTAATTCCTTCTAATATTAATTCTAATATCAATCTTTCATTAAATCAATATTTTATTAAATAAATATAAATTAAATATTAAATATTAATTATTAAATCATTAAATTATTAAATTAAAATTAAAAATTAAAAATAATAGCTATAAATTTAATATAGCTATTTAAATTAATTCTTTCTTCTTATTAAAGCAACAAGTGCAATTATTACAGCTAAAACAGCTATAATTATAATGCCTGTGTAATAAGTAAATACTGATGTTGGAGTATTAAATTTATTACCATCTAATGAATAAACATATCCATCTTGACCTGAGAAGAACAAACTTTGTCCATAAACTACTGGTGATGAACTTATTGCTGAGTTGAAAATGTAGGCTCCTGGATTATATGTTAATTTAGTGTTTCCAGTATATTTATTTAAAACATATCCATTTCCATCATTTGATCCAAATGCAACATAGTCACCATATATTGCAGGAGTAGATTGAACATCTCCTCCAGTTTTAAATGCCCATTTAAATGTTCCATCTCTTGAATCAAGACAAGTTAAGTTATCACTATCAGAACCTATATATAAATTATAGTTTCTAGTATCTAATGATGCAGAAGAGATTACTTTATCTCCAAGGTCATATTTCCATACAAGGTTTCCATTTGTAGCATTTAGAGTATATAGTGTACCATCTAATGATCCGATATATACTTTATCTTCTGTGTATGCTGGGGAAGCTGTAACTTGATCTCCTGTTGTATAATTCCATTTTTGACTTCCATCATTAGTATTAAGAGCAAAAATATTACCACTACTAGATCCTACAAATATTGTATTATTCATTACGGTTGGAGAAGATTTTATCTTTCCTCCAAGTTCTTTCTCCCATTTTTTACTACCATCAGGGTTTAGTGCATATAATTTTCCATTATCTGCTCCAAAATATATGGTGTTTCCAGCTACTGTAGCAGTTGATTCAATAGGCTTGTTTACTGTGTAATTCCAAGATAATTTCTCTGTTTTGATATTGTAACTATACATATGTCCTTTTTCAGTACCTATGTATAAATTATTTCCACTAATGACTGGAGAACTCACAACATTGCCTTTTAACTTGTATTCCCATTTTTTATCCCCAGTTTCCATATCAATTGCCTTTAAAATTCCATTTTCTCCAGCAATATACATTATTTTATCTTTAATAGCGGGAGACCCTTTAATTGGACTTTCTACATTAAAAATCCATAAATTTGATACAAAATCTCCTGCTTCTTGAATGAACCCTGTATGTTCAACATTTTCTTGAAACATTGTCCAATTTGCTCCAGAAATAGGGGATATAAAAATAGCTAAAATAGCTATTCCTATTAGTAATCCCTTAAATTTACTTTCCATTAAATCACCAAATTATTTTAATTACTTATTTTTGATATTTTATAGATATTATGCTCTATAGATGTTATGTTCTATAGATTATGTTTTATATATCCTGTTTTATTAGATATTATGTCCTTTTTTAGGTATCAAAGATTTAAACATCTCTATCAAATCTTATAACACCTAATACAAAGAATACTATTAAGAATCCTACAAGAACTAATATATCTAACCATATGTCTCCTAATCCTTGTCCTTTAAGCATAACTCCTCTCATAGCATCATTTAAATAGGTTAATGGAGCTATGTATGCTATTTTTTGGAATATCCATGGCATTGTTTCTATCGGATAAAATACTCCTGAAACAAACATCATTGGCATGGTAAATGGCATAACAAGTTGTGTATAATCTTCTTGTGTTTGAGCCGTTGCTGAAATCATTATTCCAAATCCAACAAACGTTAATGCTCCGAGTATCAGCACTCCCACAGCTAAGAATATATTTCCATTAATTGTTATTCCAAAGAGTAAAATAGCTGCTGCCAGCAGTATTATGGCTTTTACAACTTCAATTATTAATTTTGAAAATATTTTTCCTCCAACAACTGTAGCAACACTTGTAGGAGTCATAAATAACCTAGCTAATTCCCCTGTCTCTCTTTCACCAGCAATTGATTGACCCATTCCCATCATACATGACATCATGACAGTCATAGCTAATATTGCAGGAACTAAAAAGTCAATATATGCAATATTTCCATAAATTTTATTTACTTGAAGGTTAATTGAATTTACAATTCCATTAACACTATCTGAAATACCACCAACAGAAGATCCCTGGGAACTATCATTTAATTCCGTAGATACATTACTTCCACTAGCTGCACCCCCATCAGTACCATTCGAACTTTGAACAGTATTTTGTACTTGGATGGAAGCTAATTTTTCAGCACCTATTTTGGCACTTATTTGACTAAATAATTGTTGACTAGCTGGCACTATTGTTTGACTTGCTATTTGATCTGATGAATCAAGATACAATACAACCGTCTTACTTTGATCCGAACTTATATCATCATAATTTGGAGGCAGTATTATGGCTGCTTTAACTTGCCCATTGTTAACCATCTCTTTAGCTTGATTTACATTGGTTGTAATATTTTTAACTTCAAACAACGACATATCTTTAACTGCCATAAGTGTTTGATCAGTTATATTTCCATGGCTTTGTTCTGCAATTACTATTGGAACATTTTCAATGTCTCCTCCCATACCATAACCAAATAAGGTTATCATTATAATTGGGAAGAGAAACATAGCTATCATTCGTGAAGGATGTCTATAAAGAGATAAAAGATCTTTTTTAAGCATCCATAAGAATTTTTTGCTTTCCATATATTCTCAACTCTTCTTATTTTTGATATTTAATTATTTGACATCCTTTATATTAGCTTGATTAACCTTTTTCTTACTAGTTACATCAACAAATACATCTTCTAATGATGGATCTTTTGTATTAATAGAAGTTATGTTTCCATCGTTCTTTACAATACTCCAAATAACATTATTAACACTATTTTCAGCAAATTTGTCTACATCAATAGCTAATCTACTTCCTTTTCCAGTTTCAGTTACTCTTACATTATAAACAATATCTAAATCTTCAAGATCTTTCTTAATCTTGTCGGTCATATTTTTGACCATGATACTAACTTCTTTAGAGACTTTTTCAATCTCAGCTAGATATTCTGAATTATCTGTATCTCCATTATAGCTATCTTCATTATAGCTATCTTTACCAGCATTATCTTGATTTTTAGTTAATGATGGAGTAGACACTCCTGTTACTACTCCATTGTTCAGATCAGTAACATTTCCAACTATGGTATCATCTTCTTCAGTACTATAAACTGTTTCAGTTTTAAGTGATTTAGCTGCAAATTCAGTTTTTGCAAACTCTTTTGCACTAGAAAATCCTTCCATTTTTTTGAGAATTTCTTGTTCTTTTCTATGCATTAAAGTATCTTTAAGTCCTTGGGGAGTATCGAATGCAGCTAATTCTCCTAAATTCATGATACCTACATTTTCACAAAGCATTTCTACTTCATACATATCATGAGAACAGAGAATAATGGTATGGCCATTATCATTAAGTTCTTGTATTAAATCCCAAAGAACCATCTTAGTTGTTGGATCTAAACCAATAGTAGGTTCATCAAGAAATAGAACGTCTGGTCTGTGTATTAAACTAGCTACTACAGAAACCTTTTGTTTTTGACCACCAGACATTTGTTTAATTAACTTATTTTCAGCATATTTAATATCAACAAGTTCCATAAGATCGTCAATACGGTCTTCTTTTTCATCTTCTGTAAGACCATAGTAATCAGCACAAAGTTCTACATTTTCTCTAGCTGTTAAATCATTGTATAGACTTACAAGCTGTGGAACCATCCCTATTTTTTGTCTTACTTCATTTGGACTTTCAATAATGTCATGGCCACTTACTTTTGCTGTTCCATTTGTGGGTTTTATAAGACATGTTAACATTTTTATGGTTGTGGTTTTACCTGCACCATTAGGCCCTAAAAAACCGAAGATACTCTTATTTTTGACTTTCATATTAAGATTATCAACAGCTAAGAAATCACCATACATTTTAGTAAGTGAATCAGTTTCTATTGCATATTTCATTTATTCACCTTTTCCAATAACTTTTATTAATCTTATAATTGTAAATACTCTAAATTTTTTATTTATTTTTATATATTAATAATTCATTTATCTCAATAACTCATTTATTACTATTATTCGTCATTACATCCATCCAAAATTCTCTTATAGTTGGGGGGACGTTTTTATGAGGTTTTTTTCTAATTATTTCAATAGTATTGATACCTTTATCGGTAGCTTCATAGTATTTTACTTTTCTTTTACCTTGTAATTCCCAATCTCCCTTAATCAACTCTTTTTTTTCTAATTCATGGAGAATGGGGTATATTTTATTAGGTCCCGGGCCCTGTAATTCAAGATCATTCTTATCTTCTAATCCTTCTTTCATTTTTTTTATTATTTCATATCCATGTATTCTTCCTTTGGTTATAATCCAAAGAATAATTATTTTTATGAAGCCTTTCATTAAGGCAGATATCAATGTTTTATCGAAGTTCCCATCTTTTAATATACAATCGGTTTCCCAAGAATCATGATGGGCATGTTTTTTGATTTTGTTTTTCTTTTCTTTTTCTTTTTTTAAGGTCTTCTTTTTCACTAATTTTTTCATATAATTTTCACCTCAATGCTCTGTAAATAATTTATAGTAATTAAATTCATTAAAAATTATATTCATTTAAATTTTAAAATAAACATTAATTTGAATTAAAATTAAAATTAAATAAAAAATTTAACTAAAATACTAAATTAAACTTAAATTAAAAACTAAATTAAAATTTTAAATTATTTTATCATTATTTTCATATAATTTAAATCATGTAAAATTGATATTTATATCACTAGAAATTAATATATTAAAATTGATATATCAATTTTCTGATATATCACATTATTAATTATTTTTCATATATAAATGTTTCTATGAAAATTATGTAAATTATTTATTAACCATATAATTGTTTTTATAAAATTGTTATGAAAATAGCTATTGTAATATACATTATGGTAAAATTGATAAAAATTGTAAGAAATGAATATTTATATGCAAAAACTTAAATATTTAAATTTATATAATTATTATATATAGTTCATAAGTTCATATTTGTATATCTATTTTATATTTTTAAAAAAATAAAATCATATTTATGTTATAAATATATAAAATAAAGAGATTATAATTTAAAAAGTTTTGATGAAAATAAATAGAACAATATTTTTATGTATTAACTTTTTGTTTAATCAATTATTGATGAAAAGAAGGTTATCTAAATATATAAGTAATTTTTGAGTAATTTTCTTTTGATTAATAAAATCTAAGAACTTTATTTTGAGTAAATGTGTATTTTAATGTAATTTTAAGTTTGTACTTTGGAAGAAGTTTATTATTTTTCAGTATGATTTTAATCAAAAATATAATATAATAAGATAGTATTTTATGTTTTATTAAGAATTGGCTAATTAAATTTAATATTATGGAATAGTACACCATTATGGACTTAACAGTGCATCATTTTGAACTTTTTTAGATTATTAAGATATGTATTTCTGTGTTAATAAAATAATAAAGATTCTTTTTAAAGCATTTTGCTTCTTTTTTATATTTTTTTAATTTTTAATTTAAGAATATGTTTTAATTGATTTAATGGGAGGTGAAAAAATTAAAAAAAATAAAAAAATAATAACTCATACTTTGATTATTTTAGCCATTATATTATTAGCTGTAGTAAGTTTACAGGCTGGATCTTCAGCTACTACTAATATTACTAACACAACTTCTGGTGGAATAAGTGAAGCATTAAATAATGCAACTGATGGAGACACAATAGGTCTAGATGAAGGAATATACACAGGTAATAACAATACCAACATCACAATAAACAAGAATATAACAATTAAAGGAAATGGACCTGCTAGTAATGTAATTATTGATGCACAGGGACTTAGTGGAATATTTATTATAGGAGATAATGTTAGTGTGACTTTCATAAACATAACCTTTTTAAATGGAAACGCTAGTCTTTTAACTGTAGACTATAATTTAGGTGGTGCTATTTATAACAACTATACTAGTTCTTCAATGACTGTTACAGACTGTACATTTATAAACAATAGTGCATTCTATGGCGGTGCCATTTATACTTCTGGTAATTTGTCTGTTAATAATTCAAATTTCACAAATAATGAAGCTGATCGTGGTGGTGCTATCTATAGTAATAATCTTACGGATAATCAGTCTATTATTAATTCCATTTTTATAAATAATTATGCTGAGGATTATGGTGGCGCTATTTGTAATTTTGGAGATAATCAGTCTATTATTAATTCCACTTTTACTAATAATAGTGCTGGTGCTGTTGTTGGTTCTGGTGGTGCTATCTATATTTCTGCTGATAATCAGTCTATTATTAATTCTACTTTCACAAATAATAGTGCTAATCTCTTTGGTGGTGCTATTGATAATAATGGTATTGGATTAATTATTGATAATTGTTTTTTCAGTAAAAATGAAGCTCCCTCTGGTGGTGCTATTTATAATATAGTAGGTGGTAATTTTACTGTGATTAATTCTAATTTTGTTGAAAATAATGCTACTTCTGGTGGTGCTATCATGAATTCTGGTAATATGACTATAAATGATTCTAATTTCACTGGTAATAATGCTACTTCTGGTGGTGCAATTATTAATGATGGTCTAAATGTCTCTATTCTAAACTCTAATTTCACTCTCAATAATGCTAGTGTCTTGGGTGGTGCTATTTACAATAATGGTATTGGATTAACTATTAATAATAGCTTTTTCAGTAAAAATAAATCTCCCTCTGGTGGTGCTATCCTAAATTATTTAGGTAGTAATTTTACTGTGAATGATTCTAATTTTGTTGAAAATAATGCTACTTATGGTGGTGCTATCATGAATTATGCTGTTAATGTTACTGTGAATGATTCTAATTTCACTGGTAATAATGCTACTTATGGTGGTGCTATTTTTAACAATGGGGGTGCTAATGCTACTGTTAACTCTTCCGTTTTTACAAACAATAATGCTACTAATTTTGGTGGTGTAATCTATAATTCTGGTAATATGAGTGTGTCACGTAATGTTATGAATGGTAATAGTGCTGGTTTAGGTCAAATGATTTATAATGCTGGTGCTATGGGTATCTTGAATTTGACTTATCTTGATAATTCTACTAAAGTTGTTAGAGATGGTCAGATCGTTACTTTGTATGCTAATTTAACTGATGATATGGGTAATACTGTAACAGGACAGAATATAAGTTTCTATGTAAATGGAACTTATGTTGGTAATGTTACTGTTCTAGAAGGATATGTTAACTTGACTTATACTGTAGATGGATCTCTTGGAGATATTTTGCCTGTAAATGGAACATATGATGGAAATGTGAATTATCCGATCATTATTAGGGATGGTGCATTAGCAATTATGCTTTCTACTAATTCTACTATTAATGCTCCTGATGGTAAAGTAGGAAGGCCTATAAATATTTCTGGTGTTGCAACTGATGAAGATGGAAATCCAATAGCAAATACTCAAATTACTCTAACTATAAATGGTACAACATATACAGTAACAACTAATAGTAATGGTGAATGGAATTTTGTTTTTACTCCATCAAATAGTGGTGATTTTACTGCTACTATTTCTTGGGCAGGTAATTCTACTCATGTAGGATTTACAAATAGTACTACTTTCAATGTTGCTAAATTAGCTACTACTGTCACTGTTATTGCTCCAAATGCTACAGTTGGTCAAACAATTATTATTCATGGTGTTTTATTTGATGAAGATGGCAATACAGTAGCTAACGCTATGATTACTGTTATTGTTGATGGTGAAAGGTTCACAGTGACTA is from Methanobrevibacter sp. TMH8 and encodes:
- the albA gene encoding DNA-binding protein Alba, with protein sequence MPEENIVYIGSKPVMNYVLAVVTQMNSGVSEVILKARGRAISRAVDVAEIVRNRFIPDMDVQNIDICTEEIVGNDGVSTNVSTIEIQLKKDN
- a CDS encoding aldo/keto reductase produces the protein MFYRKIEKNGDELSILGYGCMRYPRKNGAIDYKRTEKQIMTAIENGVNYFDTAYLYPGSEKNLGEILKNNNCRDKVKIADKMPGPIAKTREKMDEIFEKQLDRLQTDYIDYYMIHSLMQFKDWETLKENGILDFIDEEKKKGRIINFGFSFHGNLHHFKRIIDDYDWEFCMIQYNYIDENYQAGTEGLEYAASKNIGVIVMEPLRGGMLVDKLPEKAQKIMNNFEIKRSPAEWAFRWVWNHPAVKVVLSGMNEEQHIKDNIRVASETQANSLTIEEKEMLEKVKTEFKKKIKVNCTNCAYCMPCPQGVDIPICFSSYNDKSMFGGFKPQVMYVQSTEDKSAAYKCTECGVCEKKCPQEIPIIDELKNVSKSMDHWYYRVLGKVIKFIMYR
- a CDS encoding PQQ-binding-like beta-propeller repeat protein is translated as MESKFKGLLIGIAILAIFISPISGANWTMFQENVEHTGFIQEAGDFVSNLWIFNVESPIKGSPAIKDKIMYIAGENGILKAIDMETGDKKWEYKLKGNVVSSPVISGNNLYIGTEKGHMYSYNIKTEKLSWNYTVNKPIESTATVAGNTIYFGADNGKLYALNPDGSKKWEKELGGKIKSSPTVMNNTIFVGSSSGNIFALNTNDGSQKWNYTTGDQVTASPAYTEDKVYIGSLDGTLYTLNATNGNLVWKYDLGDKVISSASLDTRNYNLYIGSDSDNLTCLDSRDGTFKWAFKTGGDVQSTPAIYGDYVAFGSNDGNGYVLNKYTGNTKLTYNPGAYIFNSAISSSPVVYGQSLFFSGQDGYVYSLDGNKFNTPTSVFTYYTGIIIIAVLAVIIALVALIRRKN
- a CDS encoding ABC transporter permease, yielding MESKKFLWMLKKDLLSLYRHPSRMIAMFLFPIIMITLFGYGMGGDIENVPIVIAEQSHGNITDQTLMAVKDMSLFEVKNITTNVNQAKEMVNNGQVKAAIILPPNYDDISSDQSKTVVLYLDSSDQIASQTIVPASQQLFSQISAKIGAEKLASIQVQNTVQSSNGTDGGAASGSNVSTELNDSSQGSSVGGISDSVNGIVNSINLQVNKIYGNIAYIDFLVPAILAMTVMMSCMMGMGQSIAGERETGELARLFMTPTSVATVVGGKIFSKLIIEVVKAIILLAAAILLFGITINGNIFLAVGVLILGALTFVGFGIMISATAQTQEDYTQLVMPFTMPMMFVSGVFYPIETMPWIFQKIAYIAPLTYLNDAMRGVMLKGQGLGDIWLDILVLVGFLIVFFVLGVIRFDRDV
- a CDS encoding ATP-binding cassette domain-containing protein, translated to MKYAIETDSLTKMYGDFLAVDNLNMKVKNKSIFGFLGPNGAGKTTTIKMLTCLIKPTNGTAKVSGHDIIESPNEVRQKIGMVPQLVSLYNDLTARENVELCADYYGLTEDEKEDRIDDLMELVDIKYAENKLIKQMSGGQKQKVSVVASLIHRPDVLFLDEPTIGLDPTTKMVLWDLIQELNDNGHTIILCSHDMYEVEMLCENVGIMNLGELAAFDTPQGLKDTLMHRKEQEILKKMEGFSSAKEFAKTEFAAKSLKTETVYSTEEDDTIVGNVTDLNNGVVTGVSTPSLTKNQDNAGKDSYNEDSYNGDTDNSEYLAEIEKVSKEVSIMVKNMTDKIKKDLEDLDIVYNVRVTETGKGSRLAIDVDKFAENSVNNVIWSIVKNDGNITSINTKDPSLEDVFVDVTSKKKVNQANIKDVK
- a CDS encoding helix-turn-helix transcriptional regulator, which codes for MKKLVKKKTLKKEKEKKNKIKKHAHHDSWETDCILKDGNFDKTLISALMKGFIKIIILWIITKGRIHGYEIIKKMKEGLEDKNDLELQGPGPNKIYPILHELEKKELIKGDWELQGKRKVKYYEATDKGINTIEIIRKKPHKNVPPTIREFWMDVMTNNSNK
- a CDS encoding carboxypeptidase-like regulatory domain-containing protein; this translates as MGGEKIKKNKKIITHTLIILAIILLAVVSLQAGSSATTNITNTTSGGISEALNNATDGDTIGLDEGIYTGNNNTNITINKNITIKGNGPASNVIIDAQGLSGIFIIGDNVSVTFINITFLNGNASLLTVDYNLGGAIYNNYTSSSMTVTDCTFINNSAFYGGAIYTSGNLSVNNSNFTNNEADRGGAIYSNNLTDNQSIINSIFINNYAEDYGGAICNFGDNQSIINSTFTNNSAGAVVGSGGAIYISADNQSIINSTFTNNSANLFGGAIDNNGIGLIIDNCFFSKNEAPSGGAIYNIVGGNFTVINSNFVENNATSGGAIMNSGNMTINDSNFTGNNATSGGAIINDGLNVSILNSNFTLNNASVLGGAIYNNGIGLTINNSFFSKNKSPSGGAILNYLGSNFTVNDSNFVENNATYGGAIMNYAVNVTVNDSNFTGNNATYGGAIFNNGGANATVNSSVFTNNNATNFGGVIYNSGNMSVSRNVMNGNSAGLGQMIYNAGAMGILNLTYLDNSTKVVRDGQIVTLYANLTDDMGNTVTGQNISFYVNGTYVGNVTVLEGYVNLTYTVDGSLGDILPVNGTYDGNVNYPIIIRDGALAIMLSTNSTINAPDGKVGRPINISGVATDEDGNPIANTQITLTINGTTYTVTTNSNGEWNFVFTPSNSGDFTATISWAGNSTHVGFTNSTTFNVAKLATTVTVIAPNATVGQTIIIHGVLFDEDGNTVANAMITVIVDGERFTVTTDENGRWSLPYKTTHAGNIEVSVSFEGNNIYLASQNTTVFNVEANNGTNGTNGTTNNSAATAAMKKTGIPIIPILLIILAMIGVVYRKR